The following are from one region of the Nicotiana tabacum cultivar K326 chromosome 3, ASM71507v2, whole genome shotgun sequence genome:
- the LOC142179375 gene encoding putative lysine-specific demethylase JMJ16, with product MGAKRTRSNSESDDGYKLSVPPGFESLMSFTLKKVKNSEEACNSVALGSGFAQGPSLVAATSTIISTGKLKSSVRHRPWILDDHVDHIEDDSEFEDDKSLSSSAFLPKGVIRGCSSCHNCQKVIARCRPELARIPSLEEAPVFHPSEEEFEDTLKYVASILPHIKHYGICRIVPPSSWKPPSRIEEPSTVYGVNTHIQRTSDLQNLFFKKRLEGACTRTNNKQQKTLSGKSDFGHDIERKEFGCCNEHFEFENGPKLMLKYFKHYADHFKKQYFVKEDQITASEPSIQDIEGEYWRIIENPTEEIEVLQGTSAEIKATESSFPHEGDVTSRRPPQYVESGWNLNNTPKLQDSLLRFGSRESSSILLPRLSIGMCFSSNLWRIEEHHLYLLSYIHFGAPKIFYGVPGSYRCKFEEAVKKHLPQLSAHPCLLQNIAFQFSPSVLTSEGIPVYRCVQNPKEFVLLLPGAYHAHADSGFNCSEAVNFAPFDWLPHGQNAVELYSEQGRKTSISYDKLLFEAATEGIRALPELPLLHKNFFDNLKWRAVYRSNEILTKALKSRVSTEVRRRTYLCASLESRKMEDDFCATTKRECPICYYDLYLSAIGCKCSPHKYTCLLHAKQLCPCAWSEKYLLIRYEIDELNIMVEALDGKVSAVHKWAKEKLGLPVSDVFKDASKDGMKVKSESGQSLDIEQDRKEEVSIPSVGPSARTNNVNRVSGSWVEADGSSHRPQSKGIINDKIEVLFPKISQHATVGKNIMTSSNTVLKKHLARESSSTKRSVIILSDDEN from the exons ATGGGGGCCAAGCGCACAAGATCGAATAGTGAAAGTGACGATGGTTACAAGTTGTCAGTTCCACCTGGTTTTGAATCGCTAATGTCATTCACACTAAAGAAGGTGAAAAATAGTGAAGAAGCCTGTAATTCTGTGGCTCTTGGGAGTGGGTTTGCGCAAGGTCCTAGCCTGGTTGCTGCTACTTCAACAATTATTAGCACAGGAAAGCTTAAGAGTTCTGTTAGGCATAGGCCTTGGATTCttgatgatcatgttgatcacaTTGAAGACGATTCTGAATTTGAAGATGATAAG AGTTTGTCTTCAAGTGCTTTTCTTCCCAAAGGAGTGATCCGAGGATGTTCCAGCTGCCACAACTGCCAGAAG GTTATTGCAAGATGTCGTCCAGAATTGGCACGCATACCTTCACTTGAAGAGGCTCCTGTATTCCATCCTAGTGAAGAG GAATTTGAAGATACTCTGAAGTATGTAGCGAGCATCCTTCCACATATCAAGCACTATGGAATATGTCGTATCGTTCCTCCCTCTTCCTGGAAACCACCTAGCCGCATTGAAGAACCGAGCACGGTATATGGAGTCAACACCCATATCCAGCGCACTAGTGACCTCCAGAATCTGTTTTTCAAGAAAAGGCTTGAGGGAGCCTGTACAAGGACGAATAATAAACAGCAGAAAACCCTAAGTGGGAAGTCAGATTTTGGACACGACATTGAACGTAAAGAATTTGGCTGCTGTAATGAACACTTTGAATTTGAAAATGGGCCAAAGCTAATGCTGAAATATTTCAAGCATTACGCTGATCATTTCAAGAAGCAGTACTTTGTCAAGGAAGATCAGATTACGGCGTCAGAACCATCAATTCAGGATATCGAAGGGGAATACTGGAGGATTATTGAGAATCCAACCGAAGAAATTGAG GTTCTCCAGGGAACTAGTGCGGAAATTAAAGCAACTGAAAGCAGTTTCCCACATGAAGGGGATGTAACTAGTCGTCGTCCTCCACAATATGTAGAATCAGGTTGGAACTTGAATAATACCCCTAAGCTTCAAGATTCTCTTCTCCGTTTTGGAAGTCGTGAGAGTTCCTCTATTTTGCTTCCTCGTCTCTCCATTGGAATGTGTTTCTCATCAAATCTGTGG AGAATTGAAGAGCACCACTTGTATTTGCTGTCTTACATACATTTTGGtgccccaaaaatattttatgggGTTCCCGGGAGCTATCGTTGCAAGTTTGAGGAAGCTGTCAAGAAGCATCTGCCGCAGTTGTCAGCACATCCTTGTTTGCTTCAAAACATT GCCTTTCAGTTCTCTCCTTCTGTATTGACTTCAGAGGGGATACCTGTTTATCGTTGTGTGCAAAATCCAAAGGAGTTTGTTCTCCTTCTCCCTGGAGCATACCATGCACATGCTGATAGCGGCTTTAATTGTTCCGAAGCAGTAAATTTTGCTCCCTTTGACTGGTTACCACACGGCCAGAATGCTGTCGAACTGTATTCTGAGCAGGGCAGAAAGACATCAATCTCCTATGATAAGCTGTTGTTTGAAGCAGCCACAGAAGGAATTAGGGCCTTACCGGAACTTCCGCTGCTACACAAGAATTTTTTTGATAATTTAAAATGGAGAGCAGTTTATCGGAGCAATGAGATTTTGACAAAAGCACTTAAG TCACGGGTTTCCACTGAAGTGAGAAGACGCACATATCTATGTGCTTCTCTTGAATCGCGAAAGATGGAGGATGACTTTTGTGCGACCACCAAAAGGGAGTGCCCTATATGCTACTATGATCTATACCTTTCCGCCATTGGCTGTAAATGTTCTCCACATAAATATACTTGTCTTCTTCATGCCAAGCAGCTATGTCCTTGTGCATGGAGTGAGAAGTATTTGCTTATACGCTACGAAATAGACGAGTTGAACATCATGGTTGAAGCTTTGGATGGGAAGGTAAGTGCAGTTCATAAGTGGGCAAAAGAAAAACTTGGATTGCCTGTGTCCGACGTCTTTAAAGATGCCAGCAAGGATGGAATGAAGGTGAAATCAGAGTCCGGACAGTCATTGGACATTGAGCAGGATAGGAAAGAAGAAGTGTCAATTCCTTCAGTTGGTCCAAGTGCTAGAACAAATAATGTGAATCGGGTATCTGGTTCGTGGGTTGAGGCAGATGGATCGAGTCATCGGCCACAATCAAAAGGAATTATTAATGATAAGATTGAAGTTTTATTCCCAAAAATTTCACAGCATGCTACTGTTGGTAAAAATATTATGACCTCTTCCAATACAGTTCTCAAGAAGCATCTTGCACGGGAGTCTTCGTCTACTAAAAGAAGTGTGATTATTCTTAGTGATGATGAGAACTAG